A genomic window from Pecten maximus chromosome 2, xPecMax1.1, whole genome shotgun sequence includes:
- the LOC117322075 gene encoding perlucin-like protein translates to MDFNFFGTYITVYFISMVFVGLTQCELSSKLEKRVFDDGELFKVVQPCGYIQCWKECELSTDCADIAFDQDLLYCGLVRKSTSVSPPIDLSTQLGPCASKQCAAKERCVTLTSGSAVCINALKCEGKYFQNRCFFEGSPQASWTVGRDQCRLSGGSLVTIDTDDVNRFLLTVTTASVFWTGGNDLNEEGTWTWIENDHMILLNSFWYSGAPPANSDECLGVTNEGKWRAVDCSLTASYVCQRYITQ, encoded by the exons atggatTTCAATTTCTTTGGAACATATATAACTGTTTATTTCATATCCATGGTATTTGTGGGTTTGACCCAGTGTGAGTTATCTTCGAAGTTGGAAAAACGTGTTTTTGATGATGGTGAACTATTTAAGGTTGTACAGCCGTGCGGATATATCCAATGTTGGAAAGAGTGTGAACTTTCGACAGACTGCGCGGACATTGCGTTTGACCAAGATTTGTTATATTGTGGACTTGTTAGGAAGTCAACTTCAGTTTCTCCTCCTATAGATTTATCG ACACAACTTGGACCTTGCGCCAGTAAGCAATGTGCAGCGAAGGAAAGATGTGTTACATTAACAAGCGGATCAGCTGTTTGTATAAATGCAT TGAAATGTGAGggaaaatatttccaaaaccgATGCTTCTTCGAAGGTAGTCCCCAGGCCAGTTGGACTGTCGGACGG GATCAGTGCCGACTGTCGGGTGGAAGTTTAGTAACGATTGATACTGATGACGTTAACCGTTTTCTACTTACCGTAACAACGGCAAGTG TGTTTTGGACTGGCGGAAACGACCTGAATGAAGAGGGCACTTGGACTTGGATCGAGAACGATCATATGATTCTTCTAAACTCTTTTTGGTACAGTGGCGCACCCCCGGCAAACTCCGATGAATGTTTGGGCGTGACTAACGAAGGCAAATGGAGAGCTGTTGATTGTTCATTGACGGCTTCATATGTATGTCAAAGATACATTACCCAATAG